One Phocaeicola dorei genomic region harbors:
- the dnaB gene encoding replicative DNA helicase, giving the protein MAETRKMTRTPKTSKAKPVDEYGHLQPQAPELEEAVLGALMIEKDAYSLVSEILRPESFYERRHQLIYSAITSLALRQQPVDILTVAEQLRSTGELEDAGGPFYITQLSGKVASSAHIEYHARIIAQKFLARELITFTSNIQTKAFDETQDVDDLMQEAEGKLFEISQQNMKKDYTQINPVIQEAYEMLQKAAARTDGLSGLESGFHALDKMTSGWQNSDLVIIAARPAMGKTAFVLSMAKNMAVNAKIPVALFSLEMSNVQLVNRMIVNVCEIPGEKIKSGQLAPYEWGQLDYKIKELYDAPMYVDDTPSLSVFELRTKARRLVREHGVKIIIIDYLQLMNASGMSFGSRQEEVSTISRSLKGLAKELNIPIIALSQLNRGVESREGIDGKRPQLSDLRESGAIEQDADMVCFIHRPEYYKIYSDEKGNDLHGMAEIIIAKHRNGAVGDVLLRFRGEFARFQNPDDDVIVPMPGEAPGIIRSKMNGGGNSVPPPSPDAAPADNNPFGAPISEGPLPF; this is encoded by the coding sequence ATGGCAGAAACGAGAAAAATGACACGTACTCCCAAAACTTCGAAAGCAAAGCCTGTTGACGAATACGGACATTTACAGCCCCAGGCACCTGAGCTGGAGGAAGCTGTATTGGGAGCCTTAATGATAGAAAAAGATGCTTACTCATTAGTAAGTGAGATTCTTCGTCCCGAATCTTTTTATGAACGCCGTCACCAACTTATTTATTCGGCTATTACCTCTTTGGCTTTACGCCAGCAACCAGTCGATATCTTGACTGTGGCCGAACAATTACGCAGCACCGGTGAACTGGAAGATGCAGGCGGTCCTTTTTACATAACACAGCTAAGCGGCAAGGTAGCCTCTTCCGCACACATAGAATATCACGCACGTATCATCGCGCAGAAGTTTCTTGCACGCGAACTGATTACCTTTACCAGCAACATCCAGACAAAGGCTTTCGACGAAACCCAAGACGTGGACGACCTGATGCAGGAAGCGGAAGGAAAACTGTTCGAAATCTCGCAACAGAACATGAAGAAGGATTATACGCAAATCAACCCTGTCATTCAGGAAGCGTATGAGATGCTTCAAAAAGCAGCGGCACGAACGGACGGGCTGAGTGGTCTGGAAAGCGGTTTCCATGCATTGGACAAAATGACCTCGGGCTGGCAAAATTCCGACCTGGTGATTATTGCCGCCCGCCCCGCTATGGGTAAAACGGCTTTTGTGCTTTCCATGGCAAAGAACATGGCGGTAAATGCGAAAATCCCTGTGGCTTTGTTCTCTCTTGAAATGTCCAACGTACAGTTGGTCAACCGTATGATTGTCAACGTGTGCGAAATTCCGGGTGAGAAAATCAAGAGTGGCCAGTTGGCTCCGTATGAATGGGGACAATTGGATTATAAAATAAAAGAATTATACGATGCTCCGATGTATGTGGATGACACACCATCCTTGTCCGTCTTTGAATTACGCACCAAAGCACGACGGCTTGTACGCGAGCATGGAGTAAAAATCATTATCATTGACTACCTTCAGTTAATGAATGCCAGCGGAATGTCATTCGGTAGCCGTCAGGAAGAGGTCAGTACCATTTCACGTTCACTGAAGGGGTTAGCCAAAGAACTGAACATCCCCATCATCGCACTGAGCCAGCTGAACCGTGGTGTGGAAAGTCGTGAGGGTATTGACGGAAAACGTCCCCAGCTCAGTGACCTCCGTGAATCCGGAGCTATTGAGCAGGATGCCGATATGGTATGCTTTATCCACCGCCCGGAATACTATAAAATTTACTCGGATGAAAAAGGGAACGACCTGCACGGTATGGCAGAAATCATTATCGCCAAGCACCGTAACGGTGCCGTAGGTGATGTACTGCTGCGTTTCCGTGGCGAATTCGCCCGCTTCCAGAATCCGGACGATGATGTTATCGTGCCTATGCCGGGTGAGGCACCGGGTATTATCCGTTCCAAAATGAACGGTGGCGGCAACAGTGTACCTCCCCCATCTCCTGATGCCGCACCTGCCGACAATAATCCGTTCGGAGCCCCTATTTCCGAAGGACCTTTACCGTTCTGA
- the pheT gene encoding phenylalanine--tRNA ligase subunit beta — translation MNISYNWLKEYVNFDLTPDEVAEALTSIGLETGGVEEVQTIKGGLEGIVIGEVLTCEPHPNSDHMHVTTVNLGQGEPVQIVCGAANVAAGQKVVVATLGTKLYDGEECFTIKKSKLRGIESMGMICAEDEIGIGNSHEGIIVLPADAVPGTPAKDYFNIKSEYVLEVDITPNRADACSHYGVARDLYAYLIQNGKQATLKRPSVEAFKVDNHDMDIAIEVENTEACPRYAGVSIKGVTVKESPEWLQNKLRLIGVRPINNIVDITNYILHAYGQPLHCFDADKIKGGKIVVKTVAEGTTFVTLDEVERKLSDKDLMICNTEEPMCIAGVFGGLDSGTTEQTVDVFLESAYFNPTWVRKTARRHGLSTDSSFRFERGIDPNGTIYALKEAALLVQELAGGTISSEIKDNYPAPIADFTVELNYEKVHSLIGKTIPVETIKSIVTSLEMKIVNETPGGLTLQVPPYRVDVQRDCDVVEDILRIYGYNNVEIPTTLKSSLTTKGEVDYSQKLQNLISEQLVGCGFNEILNNSLTAASYYEGLETYKNENLVYLMNPLSNDLNVMRQTLLFGGLESIQHNANRKNADLKFFEFGNCYFYNAEKKNPEKVLAAYAEEYHLGLWVTGKRVSNSWAHPDENSSVYELKAYVLNIFTRLGLNFGNVVFGNLTNDIYSTAISVHTRGGKLLATFGIISKKIQKAFDIDNEVYYAEINWKELMKAIKSAKVNFKELSKFPAVKRDLALLIDKNIQFAEIEKIAYETEKKLLKEVELFDVYEGKNLEPDKKSYAVSFLLQDESATLNDKQIDKIMSKLIANLENKLGAKLR, via the coding sequence ATGAATATCTCTTATAATTGGCTGAAAGAATACGTCAACTTCGATTTGACACCGGATGAAGTGGCCGAAGCGCTGACTTCCATCGGTTTGGAAACCGGAGGCGTAGAAGAAGTCCAAACAATTAAAGGTGGTCTGGAAGGTATTGTCATCGGCGAAGTGCTGACTTGCGAACCTCATCCCAATTCAGACCACATGCATGTTACTACTGTGAATTTGGGACAAGGCGAACCGGTACAGATTGTCTGTGGAGCCGCTAACGTAGCTGCCGGACAGAAAGTGGTGGTTGCCACATTGGGCACCAAGCTATACGATGGCGAAGAATGTTTTACCATCAAGAAATCAAAGCTCCGCGGAATTGAATCTATGGGTATGATCTGTGCCGAAGACGAAATCGGTATCGGAAACAGCCACGAAGGTATCATCGTACTGCCGGCGGATGCTGTTCCGGGTACTCCCGCTAAAGATTATTTCAATATCAAAAGCGAATACGTACTGGAAGTGGATATCACCCCGAACCGTGCGGACGCCTGCTCACATTACGGCGTGGCCCGAGATCTGTATGCCTACCTGATTCAAAACGGCAAACAAGCCACTTTAAAACGTCCGTCTGTAGAAGCGTTTAAAGTGGATAACCATGATATGGACATCGCCATTGAAGTAGAGAATACGGAAGCATGTCCGCGTTATGCCGGAGTTTCCATAAAAGGGGTAACTGTAAAAGAGAGTCCCGAATGGCTGCAAAACAAATTACGCCTGATTGGAGTACGTCCTATCAATAATATCGTGGATATCACCAACTACATCCTTCACGCATACGGCCAGCCCCTGCACTGTTTTGATGCAGATAAGATTAAAGGTGGTAAGATTGTAGTGAAGACTGTTGCCGAAGGTACTACATTCGTTACTTTGGACGAAGTGGAACGCAAATTATCCGACAAGGACCTGATGATATGCAACACAGAAGAACCGATGTGCATTGCCGGCGTATTCGGTGGTCTGGATTCGGGAACAACCGAGCAGACAGTAGATGTATTTTTGGAAAGCGCTTATTTCAACCCGACTTGGGTACGTAAAACAGCCCGTCGCCATGGATTGAGTACAGACTCTTCTTTCCGTTTCGAACGTGGTATTGACCCCAACGGAACTATTTATGCATTGAAAGAAGCGGCTTTACTGGTTCAAGAACTTGCAGGAGGTACTATTTCTTCTGAAATTAAAGACAACTACCCTGCCCCGATAGCCGATTTTACAGTAGAGCTGAATTATGAGAAAGTCCACTCACTGATAGGAAAAACCATACCAGTGGAAACCATAAAGAGCATTGTCACCAGTCTTGAAATGAAGATTGTGAACGAAACACCCGGAGGCTTGACTTTACAAGTTCCCCCCTATCGTGTGGATGTGCAACGTGATTGCGATGTAGTAGAAGACATTCTCCGTATCTACGGATATAATAATGTGGAGATTCCTACTACCTTGAAATCCAGCCTGACCACCAAAGGTGAAGTGGATTACTCCCAGAAATTACAAAATCTGATTTCAGAGCAACTGGTAGGTTGTGGTTTCAATGAAATACTGAACAATTCACTGACCGCCGCTTCCTATTACGAAGGATTGGAAACATACAAGAACGAAAATTTGGTTTACTTGATGAACCCATTGAGTAACGATTTGAACGTGATGCGTCAAACTTTATTATTCGGTGGTTTGGAAAGCATCCAGCACAATGCCAATCGCAAGAACGCCGATTTGAAATTCTTTGAATTCGGTAACTGCTATTTTTATAACGCAGAAAAGAAAAACCCGGAAAAAGTGCTTGCGGCTTATGCTGAAGAATATCATTTAGGATTGTGGGTAACCGGCAAACGCGTCAGCAATTCATGGGCCCATCCCGATGAAAACAGCAGTGTTTACGAATTAAAAGCATACGTGCTGAACATCTTTACCCGTTTGGGATTGAATTTCGGCAACGTGGTATTCGGTAACCTGACCAACGATATCTATTCAACAGCCATCAGCGTACACACACGTGGCGGCAAGTTATTGGCCACCTTCGGCATCATCAGCAAGAAGATTCAAAAAGCATTCGATATAGACAATGAGGTATATTATGCAGAAATCAACTGGAAAGAACTGATGAAAGCCATCAAGTCGGCTAAAGTCAACTTTAAAGAACTTTCCAAGTTCCCGGCTGTGAAACGTGACTTGGCTTTGTTGATTGACAAGAACATACAGTTTGCAGAAATCGAAAAAATAGCCTATGAGACTGAAAAGAAACTGCTGAAAGAAGTAGAATTGTTTGATGTTTATGAAGGCAAGAATCTGGAACCGGATAAAAAAAGTTATGCAGTGAGCTTCTTGTTACAGGATGAAAGCGCAACACTGAACGACAAACAGATTGACAAGATCATGTCCAAACTGATTGCTAACCTAGAAAACAAACTAGGTGCAAAACTAAGATAA
- a CDS encoding YebC/PmpR family DNA-binding transcriptional regulator, whose amino-acid sequence MGRAFEYRKATKLKRWGHMAKTFTRLGKQIAIAVKAGGPEPENNPTLRGVIATCKRENMPKDNIERAIKNAMGKDTSDYKGMTYEGYGPHGVAVFVDTLTDNTTRTVADVRSVFNKFGGNLGTTGSLAFLFDHKCVFTFKKKEGMDMEELILDLIDYNVEDEFDEDEEEGTITIYGDPKSYAAIQKHLEECGFEEVGGDFTYIPNDLKDVTPEQRETLDKMVERLEEFDDVQTVYTNMKPASEEEE is encoded by the coding sequence ATGGGAAGAGCATTTGAATATAGAAAAGCTACAAAGCTGAAAAGATGGGGCCACATGGCCAAAACATTTACAAGACTGGGTAAACAAATCGCTATAGCTGTAAAAGCAGGTGGTCCGGAACCCGAAAATAACCCGACCCTACGTGGTGTGATCGCTACTTGTAAGCGTGAAAACATGCCGAAGGATAACATTGAACGCGCCATTAAGAATGCAATGGGTAAAGATACCAGTGACTACAAAGGTATGACTTACGAAGGATATGGTCCTCACGGAGTAGCTGTATTTGTTGATACATTGACAGACAACACTACCCGTACCGTAGCAGATGTGCGTTCAGTATTCAACAAATTCGGTGGAAACTTGGGTACTACCGGTTCCTTAGCTTTCTTGTTCGACCATAAATGTGTATTTACTTTCAAGAAGAAAGAGGGAATGGATATGGAAGAACTGATCCTGGATTTGATTGACTATAATGTAGAGGATGAGTTCGACGAAGATGAAGAAGAAGGAACTATCACCATCTATGGTGATCCGAAGAGCTACGCAGCAATTCAGAAACACTTGGAAGAATGTGGTTTCGAAGAAGTGGGTGGTGATTTCACATATATTCCCAATGACTTAAAAGATGTGACTCCTGAACAACGTGAAACTCTAGACAAGATGGTAGAGCGTCTGGAAGAATTTGATGATGTTCAGACCGTTTATACAAACATGAAACCTGCATCTGAAGAGGAAGAATAA
- a CDS encoding TIGR03905 family TSCPD domain-containing protein has translation MKITYKTQGTCSSHIEVEVEDDVIQQVFFWGGCNGNLQGISRLVKGMKVEEVLQKLEGVRCGNRSTSCPDQLCKALREMKQ, from the coding sequence ATGAAAATAACCTATAAGACGCAAGGCACTTGCAGCAGCCACATCGAAGTGGAAGTAGAAGATGACGTTATTCAACAAGTTTTCTTTTGGGGCGGATGCAATGGAAACTTACAAGGTATCAGCCGATTGGTGAAAGGAATGAAAGTGGAAGAGGTCTTACAGAAACTGGAAGGTGTAAGATGCGGAAACCGTTCTACTTCCTGTCCGGATCAATTATGTAAGGCGTTGCGTGAAATGAAACAATAA
- a CDS encoding DEAD/DEAH box helicase yields MARNDCLRDYQQEMKLRLFEEWELHRSVMVQMPTGTGKTHLLAAVVKEFLCGGGVGMRVWIVAHRRELVEQIEETVARYGMGKEPDKSAKNGRTGKDSMPEESGRVRVFSIQWLSRNRKIMDGQPDLIVIDEAHHALAETYRELWKRYPEARKLGMTATPCRLSRKGFTDLFDTLITSWSIAEFIGRGWLSSFDYVSIRANSSEQRLIDSLKKRGADGDYQVKEMNAVLNRETGIRQLYESVRRYAAGKKGIVYAVSIAHARQIAAYYSLHGVESVAIDSRTPALERKELVEDFRRGKISVLVNVDIFSEGFDCPDVEFVQLARPTLSLAKYLQQVGRGLRKSDNKESCVLIDNVGLHRIFGLPVRDRDWEAMFEGRMAGNAQPRTRMEDNGLSVSVPLPEDGRRNEELEVVMTHARLLDAVRNGDLVRLGEDGPADGEQRTALKACRDRQSGLWGLRCGNKITVIPQYREVFDICANRAAVRFKDGRTGVVDKSGVLMVVTGCCRRLRFLKGELLSVTKEDGSDCYTDLKTNRTYQERPVVFSYGGIELLRVGETFHSRTRKAYTSMHGLHKDSLCFYGFYLKIPDYRVPKSCRLVDPVWSAIFDVFACVLEGDDEEVYWCCGCLADRSIVVMDGEGSYYRVEKGKGKRYIACNAPKAGEADFASVVEGLRKEAGRRAESVQRERQQNEEEKRRKRLEEIKDVLPFRMGMKWGLKWGDRIVVPPCYRNICVPVGGYCAFEGNACQWGVMALDGKVVVEARYQKVEIEKDGTVHLTIIPGKVKTINL; encoded by the coding sequence ATGGCAAGGAACGATTGTCTTCGTGACTACCAGCAGGAGATGAAGCTCAGGCTCTTTGAAGAGTGGGAGCTTCACCGGAGTGTGATGGTACAAATGCCTACAGGCACGGGAAAGACACATCTGCTGGCTGCGGTGGTGAAAGAGTTTCTTTGTGGTGGCGGTGTCGGTATGCGGGTGTGGATAGTGGCACACCGCAGGGAGCTGGTAGAGCAGATAGAGGAAACCGTAGCCCGGTATGGAATGGGAAAAGAACCGGACAAGTCGGCAAAGAACGGAAGGACGGGGAAAGACAGTATGCCGGAAGAATCCGGGAGGGTGAGGGTATTTTCCATCCAGTGGTTGTCACGAAACCGGAAGATTATGGACGGACAGCCGGATTTGATCGTCATTGACGAGGCGCATCATGCCCTGGCGGAAACCTACCGGGAGCTTTGGAAGAGATATCCGGAGGCGAGGAAACTGGGCATGACTGCTACTCCCTGCCGGCTGAGCCGCAAGGGATTCACGGATTTGTTTGATACCCTGATTACCTCATGGAGCATTGCGGAATTTATCGGGAGGGGCTGGTTGTCGTCATTTGACTATGTGTCCATCCGTGCGAACAGCAGTGAACAGCGACTGATTGACTCGTTGAAGAAACGGGGTGCGGACGGGGATTATCAGGTAAAGGAAATGAATGCGGTGTTAAATCGGGAGACCGGTATCCGACAATTGTATGAGAGCGTCCGTCGATATGCCGCCGGGAAGAAAGGGATAGTCTATGCCGTGAGCATCGCACACGCCCGACAGATTGCGGCTTATTACAGCCTGCATGGCGTGGAGTCTGTTGCTATCGACAGCAGGACCCCCGCTCTGGAACGCAAGGAACTGGTAGAGGATTTCAGGCGGGGAAAGATCAGCGTGTTGGTCAATGTGGATATTTTTTCTGAAGGTTTTGACTGTCCCGATGTGGAGTTCGTGCAGCTGGCACGTCCCACGCTTTCGTTGGCGAAATACCTGCAACAGGTGGGCCGGGGGCTGCGGAAGTCGGATAATAAGGAATCATGTGTGCTGATAGATAATGTGGGATTGCACCGGATATTCGGTCTGCCTGTCCGTGACCGTGACTGGGAGGCGATGTTCGAAGGACGGATGGCGGGAAATGCTCAGCCCCGGACACGGATGGAGGACAACGGGCTGTCTGTGTCCGTTCCGCTGCCGGAGGATGGCAGGCGGAATGAAGAACTGGAGGTCGTGATGACACACGCCCGTCTGCTGGATGCTGTCCGGAACGGGGACTTGGTTCGTCTGGGAGAGGACGGTCCGGCCGATGGGGAGCAACGGACGGCCTTGAAAGCCTGTCGTGACCGGCAGAGTGGTTTGTGGGGCTTGAGGTGCGGGAACAAAATCACAGTGATTCCTCAATACCGGGAAGTATTTGATATTTGTGCAAACCGGGCTGCTGTCCGTTTTAAAGATGGCCGGACAGGGGTGGTGGATAAGTCCGGAGTCCTCATGGTGGTGACAGGCTGTTGCCGGAGATTGAGATTCCTGAAGGGAGAACTTCTTTCTGTCACCAAAGAGGATGGGAGTGACTGTTATACCGATTTGAAGACAAACAGAACTTATCAGGAGAGGCCGGTGGTTTTTTCATACGGCGGCATAGAGCTGCTGCGGGTGGGGGAGACTTTCCATAGCCGCACGCGGAAGGCGTATACCTCTATGCATGGTTTGCACAAAGACAGTCTTTGTTTTTATGGTTTCTACTTGAAGATACCGGATTACCGTGTTCCGAAGTCTTGCCGGCTAGTTGATCCTGTGTGGTCTGCTATATTTGATGTCTTCGCCTGCGTGCTGGAAGGGGATGATGAAGAGGTGTACTGGTGTTGTGGTTGTTTGGCGGACCGGAGCATTGTGGTGATGGACGGGGAAGGAAGCTATTATCGTGTGGAGAAAGGAAAGGGGAAGCGGTATATAGCTTGTAATGCTCCTAAGGCGGGCGAGGCGGATTTTGCCTCCGTGGTGGAAGGTCTGAGGAAGGAAGCCGGGCGGCGTGCGGAGAGCGTACAGCGGGAACGGCAACAGAATGAGGAAGAGAAAAGGCGGAAGAGGCTGGAGGAAATAAAAGATGTCCTTCCTTTCCGGATGGGGATGAAGTGGGGGCTGAAATGGGGAGATCGCATCGTAGTGCCTCCCTGCTACCGGAATATCTGTGTTCCCGTAGGCGGTTATTGTGCTTTTGAAGGGAATGCCTGCCAGTGGGGGGTGATGGCGCTGGATGGAAAAGTGGTGGTGGAGGCCAGATATCAGAAGGTGGAGATAGAAAAGGATGGAACGGTGCATCTGACCATCATTCCGGGTAAGGTAAAGACCATCAACCTTTGA
- a CDS encoding YjbH domain-containing protein encodes MMIKKLICAAALLMVAGLQHTQAQYVYGTTGLLHAPSADMQRDKTFLCGFSYLQVAATPKHWNYDTWNYYINITLFPWLEVGYTCTLHKIGLPQYGYSYKFRNQDRQFSARLRVWKEGWWKEWTPQIVVGANDPSTNDVLGDPDKDDYGFTGTSSVGNGHWNRYYIAATKHFGVKNVGELGMHFGYVYNKRLDYHRNGPVAGVNFQFALPATSFWMKAVNGLNVIAEYDSYSVNCGIGYNFWKDYISGVVELTQCKYPSAGMVFRIHLK; translated from the coding sequence ATGATGATAAAAAAACTGATTTGTGCGGCGGCATTATTGATGGTAGCAGGTTTGCAGCATACGCAGGCACAATATGTATATGGCACCACGGGGCTTCTTCACGCCCCCAGCGCGGATATGCAGCGCGACAAGACTTTTCTGTGCGGGTTTTCCTATCTGCAAGTGGCGGCTACCCCGAAGCATTGGAATTATGACACGTGGAATTACTACATAAACATCACCCTCTTTCCGTGGCTGGAAGTGGGCTATACCTGTACGCTGCACAAAATAGGATTGCCCCAGTATGGTTATTCATATAAGTTCCGCAATCAGGACCGCCAGTTTTCCGCCCGGCTGCGTGTATGGAAGGAGGGATGGTGGAAGGAGTGGACACCGCAGATAGTGGTGGGGGCGAACGATCCGTCCACCAACGATGTGCTGGGCGACCCCGATAAGGACGATTATGGTTTTACGGGTACGTCTTCGGTGGGTAACGGACACTGGAACCGCTATTACATAGCTGCCACCAAGCACTTCGGGGTGAAGAATGTGGGGGAGTTGGGGATGCACTTCGGTTATGTCTATAACAAGCGGCTGGATTATCACCGGAACGGACCTGTGGCGGGGGTGAATTTTCAGTTTGCCCTGCCGGCTACCTCTTTTTGGATGAAGGCTGTGAATGGGCTGAATGTGATAGCGGAATACGATAGTTATTCGGTGAATTGTGGTATCGGGTATAACTTTTGGAAGGATTATATTAGTGGTGTGGTGGAACTGACCCAATGTAAGTATCCCAGTGCAGGGATGGTATTCAGGATACATCTGAAATAA
- a CDS encoding glycosyltransferase family 4 protein, with amino-acid sequence MKLVVTGTRGIPDIMGGVETHCEELFPRIAAKGVDTTLIRRKDYVRDSLTEWKGVKLVDISAPKRKSYEAVVHTFRAVNKAKKLGADVVHIHAIGPALLVPYAKMLGMKVVFTHHGPDYDRDKWGFAAKSVLKLGERLGCRFADDVIVISEVIQDLIARKYHRRERVHLIYNGVPKPEICDYPDYFEELGIEKGKYILGMCRFVPEKNLHHLIEAFKKLEAGDCKLVLAGDTDFEDEYSLGLKKMAQEAGVVLTGFVKGRKLHSLLTNARCYCLPSSHEGLPIALLEAMSYHLPVVVSNIPANLEVGLSSDCYFHCGDVDALAARLQKVIDEDYHSVQYDMAPYDWDKIAKQVMGVYEGLLK; translated from the coding sequence ATGAAACTAGTAGTTACCGGTACCCGTGGTATCCCCGATATCATGGGTGGCGTAGAGACGCATTGCGAGGAATTATTTCCGCGCATAGCAGCCAAAGGTGTGGACACCACTCTCATCCGCCGCAAAGATTATGTGAGAGATTCTCTCACCGAGTGGAAGGGGGTGAAGCTGGTGGATATCAGCGCACCGAAAAGGAAATCATACGAAGCGGTTGTCCATACGTTTCGGGCTGTAAACAAGGCGAAAAAGCTGGGAGCGGACGTGGTGCATATTCATGCCATCGGACCTGCGCTGTTAGTGCCATATGCAAAGATGCTCGGCATGAAGGTGGTGTTCACGCATCACGGGCCCGACTATGACCGTGACAAGTGGGGCTTTGCCGCCAAAAGTGTGCTGAAACTGGGGGAGCGGTTGGGGTGCAGGTTTGCAGATGATGTAATCGTCATATCTGAAGTAATTCAGGATCTGATTGCCCGGAAGTACCATCGACGTGAGAGGGTACATCTGATTTACAATGGTGTGCCGAAGCCTGAAATTTGCGACTATCCCGACTATTTTGAAGAACTGGGTATTGAGAAAGGAAAGTACATCCTTGGCATGTGTCGTTTTGTGCCGGAGAAAAACCTGCACCACCTGATAGAAGCTTTCAAGAAGTTGGAAGCTGGAGATTGTAAGTTAGTGCTGGCGGGCGATACGGATTTTGAAGATGAATATTCACTGGGGTTGAAGAAGATGGCGCAAGAGGCAGGCGTGGTGCTGACGGGATTCGTGAAGGGACGTAAGTTGCACTCGTTGCTGACAAATGCTCGCTGTTATTGCCTGCCTTCATCGCACGAAGGGTTGCCTATTGCATTATTGGAGGCTATGAGTTATCACTTGCCGGTGGTGGTGAGTAATATTCCTGCCAATCTGGAGGTAGGCCTTTCTTCTGACTGCTATTTTCATTGTGGAGATGTGGATGCTCTTGCCGCTCGATTGCAGAAGGTGATAGACGAGGATTATCATAGTGTGCAGTATGATATGGCTCCGTATGATTGGGACAAGATTGCAAAGCAGGTGATGGGAGTTTATGAGGGTTTGTTGAAATAA